From the Oryza glaberrima chromosome 5, OglaRS2, whole genome shotgun sequence genome, one window contains:
- the LOC127775127 gene encoding transcription elongation factor SPT6 homolog isoform X2, producing MGGRTVLSDEEDEIEEEEEEENPRPSRRGRDNMDRDDDDDEEDEEDEGQDEYEKDGFIVDDADEEEEEEDERESDDERRKKKRKKKKKRESEGFMLDEDDYELLQDNNITGIQRPKPGNKFKRLKKAGRESEMDERSGFSDDDGSGKRRTAEERVQYSLFGDHQDASIEEDIVEEDQQADEDEDGDPEDEMAGFIVDEDEIDANGQVVKRKKGKVRPRRPAAGVSSSALQEAHDIFGDVDELLALRKQELERDAANSGELRGNRLEDEFEPFILAEKYMTPKDEQIRENDVPERIQLSEELTGYPPTDTTMIEEESVWIHSQLTGDGFLSFFNNEHVNKDIDQKDIASVLTMLHVNKFEIPFIAMYRKENCPSLLKDLDANEQTNEEHSDEEDQRKMMWHKMLWAVQTLDKKWLLLQKRKVALEMYYDKRFDDENRRIDDVTHQALNRQLYSSIIEALKDAKSEKEVEDVDAKFNLHFPPGEVEEEGQFKRPKRKSLYSICHKAGLWQVANQFGRSAEQLGHHLTLTKIPEAGELDSGKDSPEEVAANFTCAMFETPQDVLRGARHMAAVEIGCEPIVRKHIRSIFMNKAVVSTCPTAEGNLIIDPYHQLSGVKWLRDKPLNKFVDAQWLLIQKAEEEKLLKVTIKLPEDAKKELMSEARENYLSDCVSKSAQLWDEQRKMILDDAFFNFLLPSMEKEARSLLTAKAKNWLNMEYGKQLWNKVSVAPWKKKDADKKDSDIDLDDESELRVMACCWGPGKPATTFVMLDSSGELVDVLYAGSISIRSQGVAEQQRKKNDQQRVLKFMTDHQPHVVCVGASNYNCRQLKDDIYEVIFKIVEDHPRDVNPQMENFSIVYGDESVPRLYENSRISSDQLPGQSGIVKRAVALGRYLQNPLAMAATLCGPGKEILSWKLHPLEQFLTPDEKHEVVEQIMVDATNQIGFDVNLAASHEWHFSTLQFVAGLGPRKASALQKELLREGSIFSRKDLVKPLGRKVFMNASGFLRVRRSGGAAASAQIIDLLEDTRIHPESYALAKTLAKDVFAEEAPHEANEMDDDEQEMAIEHVREKPRYLKSLDIREYMKSMPEEFHNKEQTLKDIKWELLCGFPDWRTPYAEPTPDEEFWMLSGETEDTISDGRIVQVTVRSIQDNRIICTFDSGLKAIVMADNYSDEGFDLETLQLHEGDVLTGKIKNVNKNRFMVYLTCKASELRRRPLSRGNHDPYNHEQDMTSQNEQDKLRKQKELAKKHFKPRMIVHPHFQNLTAEEAMQFLSDKEPGEKVIRPSSRGPSFLTLTLKIFDGVLAHKEITEGGKDHKDITSLLRLGKTLTIDNETFEDLDEVIDRYVDPLVGHLKSMLLYRKFKKGSKSEVDEMLRAEKSENPMRIVYCFGISHEHPGTFILSYIRSTNPHHEYIGLYPKGFRFRKRDFDNIDRLVSYFQKHIDKPPPDAGPSMRNVAAMVPMKSSGWGNGGGTGGGNDGWRGDGNNDRDRPFSGRSGGRFDSRNSSGGRGRGRGRGRGNFGSDDGGGGGWSGGGGGGGGGNSGGWTDNIGSGGGGWGTGGGSSWAGGGDGGSGGGDSNRGGGGGWGTPAGGSDGGGGGWGAAPGGSNDAPGWGSGKKAVPAQDGGSGWGASAGGGSGGWN from the exons ATGGGTGGTCGCACGGTGCTCTCCGACGAGGAAG ATGAaatcgaggaggaagaggaggaggagaatccGCGGCCTTCGCGGAGAGGAAGGGACAATATGGATCGggacgatgatgatgacgaggaggacgaagaaG ACGAGGGTCAGGACGAATATGAGAAGGATGGCTTCATAGTAGATGATGcagatgaggaagaggaggaggaggatgagagggAAAGTGATGATGAGAggcggaagaagaagaggaaaaagaagaagaaaag GGAATCAGAAGGGTTCATGCTGGATGAGGATGACTATGAGTTGCTTCAGGATAATAACATCACTGGCATTCAACGTCCTAAGCCT GGAAACAAATTTAAGCGCTTGAAGAAGGCCGGAAGGGAATCTGAAATGGATGAGCGCTCTGGCTTTTCAGATGATGATGGGTCAGGAAAAAGGCGTACTGCTGAGGAAAGAGTCCAGTACTCCTTATTTGGCGACCATCAAG ATGCGTCTATTGAGGAGGACATTGTTGAGGAGGATCAGCAGGCAGATGAAGATGAGGATGGTGATCCTGAAGATGAAATGGCAGGTTTCATTGTCGATGAAGATGAAATTGATGCAAATGGTCAAGTTGTAAA AAGGAAGAAGGGTAAAGTAAGACCACGCCGACCGGCTGCAGGGGTATCATCGTCTGCCTTGCAAGAGGCCCACGATATATTTGGTGATGTTGATGAACTATTAGCACTGAGAAAGCAAGAGCTTGAGAGGGATGCTGCTAATTCTGGTGAGTTGAGAGGAAACAGACTTGAAGATGAGTTTGAGCCATTTATTCTGGCTGAGAAGTATATGACACCGAAAGATGAACAAATAAGAGAGAATGATGTACCTGAGAGGATACAG CTGTCTGAAGAACTAACTGGGTATCCTCCAACGGACACCACAATGATAGAGGAAGAAAGTGTATGGATACATAGCCAACTGACGGGTGATGGGTTTCTGTCATTCTTTAACAATGAGCATGTGAACAAGGACATTGACCAGAAGGACATTGCAAGTGTATTGACCATGTTACATGTCAACAAATTTGAA ATTCCCTTCATTGCTATGTATAGGAAGGAGAATTGCCCGAGTCTGTTAAAAGATCTTGATGCCAATGAACAGACCAATGAAGAACATAGTGATGAAGAAGATCAACGCAAGATGATGTGGCACAAG ATGCTTTGGGCTGTTCAGACATTGGACAAAAAGTGGCTGCTTCTTCAGAAGCGCAAGGTTGCTTTGGAGATGTACTATGATAAAAGATTTGATGATGAGAATCGAAGAATAGATGATGTCACACACCAGGCATTAAACCGTCAGCTTTATAGCTCCATTATTGAAGCACTGAAGGATGCAAAATCTGAGAAAGAGGTGGAGGATGTTGATGCAAAGTTCAATCTGCATTTCCCTCCTGgagaagttgaagaagaaggacaATTTAAGCGGCCAAAAAGGAAATCATTGTACAGTATTTGTCACAAGGCAGGGTTATGGCAGGTTGCAAACCAATTTGGTCGGAGTGCTGAGCAGTTAGGTCACCATCTCACATTGACGAAGATACCC GAAGCAGGAGAACTTGATAGTGGGAAAGATTCTCCTGAAGAGGTTGCTGCAAATTTCACATGTGCAATGTTTGAAACACCACAAGATGTTCTTCGGGGCGCCAGACACATG GCGGCAGTTGAGATTGGGTGTGAGCCTATTGTAAGAAAGCATATCCGTAGCATCTTCATGAATAAAGCTGTGGTCTCAACATGCCCTACTGCTGAAGGAAATTTAATCATAGATCCCTATCATCAACTATCAGGTGTTAAGTGGCTGCGTGACAAACCATTAAACAAGTTTGTTGATGCACAATGGCTGCTTATTCAgaaagcagaagaagaaaagcTCCTCAAGGTTACTATAAAACTGCCAGAAGATGCAAAGAAAGAGCTCATGTCTGAGGCTCGTGAAAATTACTTAAGTGACTGTGTCAGCAAATCTGCACAACTGTGGGATGAGCAACGGAAGATGATTCTGGATGATGCCTTCTTCAATTTCCTTCTTCCATCAATGGAAAAGGAAGCTCGATCTCTGTTGACAGCGAAAGCCAAAAATTGGCTTAATATGGAATACGGGAAGCAATTGTGGAACAAGGTATCTGTGGCTCCTTGGAAGAAGAAGGATGCAGACAAGAAGGATTCTGATATTGATCTCGATGATGAATCCGAGTTGAGGGTTATGGCCTGTTGCTGGGGACCTGGGAAGCCAGCAACCACTTTTGTAATGCTTGACTCATCTGGAGAATTGGTTGATGTTCTATATGCGGGTTCTATCAGTATTAGATCTCAAGGTGTTGCTGAGCAGCAGCGGAAGAAGAATGACCAGCAGCGAGTTTTGAAGTTTATGACTGACCATCAGCCTCATGTTGTATGTGTAGGAGCATCAAACTATAATTGCAGACAACTCAAGGATGACATTTATGAG gttatttttaaaattgtggAAGATCATCCAAGAGATGTGAACCCACAAATGGAGAACTTTAGCATTGTTTATGGCGATGAGTCTGTGCCTCGCTTGTATGAGAACTCACGGATATCTTCAGATCAACTGCCTGGCCAGTCAG GTATTGTGAAGCGGGCTGTGGCTCTTGGTCGGTACCTGCAGAATCCATTGGCTATGGCTGCAACACTCTGTGGACCTGGAAAAGAGATACTTTCATGGAAACTGCACCCCCTTGAGCAGTTCCTTACTCCTGATGAGAAACATGAAGTTGTTGAGCAAATTATGGTTGATGCAACAAATCAAATAGGTTTCGACGTTAATCTTGCTGCTAGCCATGAGTGGCATTTTTCAACTCTACAATTCGTTGCTGGTTTGGGGCCACGTAAAGCTTCAGCTCTACAGAAAGAATTGTTACGAGAGGGATCCATTTTTAGTCGCAAAGATCTTGTAAAACCTCTAGGCAGGAAAGTATTCATGAATGCATCTGGCTTTTTACGTGTTCGCCGTAGTGGTGGAGCTGCCGCGAGTGCTCAAATCATTGATTTACTTGAGGATACAAGGATACATCCTGAGTCATATGCATTAGCAAAAACTTTGGCAAAGGATGTATTTGCTGAGGAAGCACCACATGAAGCAAATGAAATGGACGATGATGAGCAAGAGATGGCAATTGAGCATGTCAGAGAAAAGCCACGTTATCTGAAATCGCTCGACATTCGTGAGTACATGAAGAGTATGCCAGAAGAGTTCCATAATAAAGAGCAAACACTGAAAGATATAAAATGGGAACTGTTGTGCGGTTTCCCTGATTGGAGGACCCCCTATGCTGAGCCAACTCCAGATGAGGAATTCTGGATGCTTTCTGGGGAAACTGAGGACACCATATCAGATGGAAGGATTGTTCAAGTTACTGTTCGTAGTATACAAGATAACCGAATCATTTGCACCTTCGATTCTGGTCTGAAAGCCATAGTTATGGCTGATAACTATTCTGATGAGGGCTTTGATCTAGAAACTCTGCAGTTACATGAAGGTGATGTATTAACGGGCAAAATTAAGAATGTGAATAAAAACAGGTTCATGGTTTACTTAACATGCAAGGCAAGTGAATTGAGGAGAAGACCATTGTCCAGAGGTAATCATGATCCGTACAATCATGAACAAGACATGACTTCTCAGAATGAACAAGATAAGCTTCGGAAACAGAAAGAACTGGCAAAGAAACATTTCAAACCCCGGATGATTGTCCATCCTCACTTTCAGAACTTGACAGCTGAAGAAGCTATGCAG TTCTTATCTGACAAAGAACCTGGTGAGAAGGTCATTCGGCCTAGTTCTAGGGGACCATCATTTCTGACACTTACTCTGAAAATTTTTGATGGTGTCCTTGCACACAAGGAGATAACTGAAGGTGGAAAGGATCATAAAGATATTACAAGCTTGCTTCGCCTTGGAAAAACATTGACAATTGATAATGAAACTTTTGAAGATCTTGATGAG GTTATAGACAGGTACGTGGATCCATTGGTAGGCCACCTGAAGAGCATGCTTTTGTACCGCAAATTCAAGAAAGGATCAAAAAGTGAGGTTGATGAGATGTTAAGGGCTGAGAAATCAGAGAATCCTATGAGAATAGTGTATTGTTTCGGCATATCTCATGAGCATCCAGGCACATTTATTTTATCTTACATTAGGAGTACAAATCCACATCACGAGTATATTGGGTTATACCCAAAGGGCTTTAGATTTCGTAAGAGGGACTTTGACAATATTGATCGCCTAGTGTCCTATTTCCAGAAGCATATTGACAAACCACCACCTGATGCTGGTCCATCAATGCGAAATGTTGCTGCAATGGTGCCTATGAAAAGTTCAGGTTGGGGTAATGGTGGTGGCACTGGTGGTGGAAATGATGGATGGAGAGGAGATGGTAACAACGACAGGGATAGACCTTTCTCTGGAAGATCAG GAGGCAGGTTTGATTCAAGGAACAGCTCTGGTGGTCGTGGACGTGGGCGCGGGCGTGGTAGAGGTAACTTTGGCAGtgatgatggtggcggcggaggttggagtggtggcggtggcggtggtggtggcggcaacAGTGGGGGATGGACTGACAATATTGGAAGTGGCGGAGGTGGATGGGGCACAGGTGGTGGTTCCTCGTGggctggtggtggcgacggaggTTCTGGAGGTGGTGATAGTaaccgtggtggtggtggaggctggGGAACACCCGCTGGTGGttctgatggcggcggcggtggctggggagCAGCACCCGGTGGATCCAACGATGCCCCAGGATGGGGCAGCGGCAAAAAGGCGGTCCCAGCACAGGATGGTGGTAGCGGGTGGGGAGcttccgccggcggcggcagcggtggctggAACTAG
- the LOC127775127 gene encoding transcription elongation factor SPT6 homolog isoform X1, with protein MGGRTVLSDEEDEIEEEEEEENPRPSRRGRDNMDRDDDDDEEDEEDEGQDEYEKDGFIVDDADEEEEEEDERESDDERRKKKRKKKKKRESEGFMLDEDDYELLQDNNITGIQRPKPGNKFKRLKKAGRESEMDERSGFSDDDGSGKRRTAEERVQYSLFGDHQDASIEEDIVEEDQQADEDEDGDPEDEMAGFIVDEDEIDANGQVVKRKKGKVRPRRPAAGVSSSALQEAHDIFGDVDELLALRKQELERDAANSGELRGNRLEDEFEPFILAEKYMTPKDEQIRENDVPERIQLSEELTGYPPTDTTMIEEESVWIHSQLTGDGFLSFFNNEHVNKDIDQKDIASVLTMLHVNKFEIPFIAMYRKENCPSLLKDLDANEQTNEEHSDEEDQRKMMWHKMLWAVQTLDKKWLLLQKRKVALEMYYDKRFDDENRRIDDVTHQALNRQLYSSIIEALKDAKSEKEVEDVDAKFNLHFPPGEVEEEGQFKRPKRKSLYSICHKAGLWQVANQFGRSAEQLGHHLTLTKIPEAGELDSGKDSPEEVAANFTCAMFETPQDVLRGARHMAAVEIGCEPIVRKHIRSIFMNKAVVSTCPTAEGNLIIDPYHQLSGVKWLRDKPLNKFVDAQWLLIQKAEEEKLLKVTIKLPEDAKKELMSEARENYLSDCVSKSAQLWDEQRKMILDDAFFNFLLPSMEKEARSLLTAKAKNWLNMEYGKQLWNKVSVAPWKKKDADKKDSDIDLDDESELRVMACCWGPGKPATTFVMLDSSGELVDVLYAGSISIRSQGVAEQQRKKNDQQRVLKFMTDHQPHVVCVGASNYNCRQLKDDIYEVIFKIVEDHPRDVNPQMENFSIVYGDESVPRLYENSRISSDQLPGQSGIVKRAVALGRYLQNPLAMAATLCGPGKEILSWKLHPLEQFLTPDEKHEVVEQIMVDATNQIGFDVNLAASHEWHFSTLQFVAGLGPRKASALQKELLREGSIFSRKDLVKPLGRKVFMNASGFLRVRRSGGAAASAQIIDLLEDTRIHPESYALAKTLAKDVFAEEAPHEANEMDDDEQEMAIEHVREKPRYLKSLDIREYMKSMPEEFHNKEQTLKDIKWELLCGFPDWRTPYAEPTPDEEFWMLSGETEDTISDGRIVQVTVRSIQDNRIICTFDSGLKAIVMADNYSDEGFDLETLQLHEGDVLTGKIKNVNKNRFMVYLTCKASELRRRPLSRGNHDPYNHEQDMTSQNEQDKLRKQKELAKKHFKPRMIVHPHFQNLTAEEAMQFLSDKEPGEKVIRPSSRGPSFLTLTLKIFDGVLAHKEITEGGKDHKDITSLLRLGKTLTIDNETFEDLDEVIDRYVDPLVGHLKSMLLYRKFKKGSKSEVDEMLRAEKSENPMRIVYCFGISHEHPGTFILSYIRSTNPHHEYIGLYPKGFRFRKRDFDNIDRLVSYFQKHIDKPPPDAGPSMRNVAAMVPMKSSGWGNGGGTGGGNDGWRGDGNNDRDRPFSGRSAGGRFDSRNSSGGRGRGRGRGRGNFGSDDGGGGGWSGGGGGGGGGNSGGWTDNIGSGGGGWGTGGGSSWAGGGDGGSGGGDSNRGGGGGWGTPAGGSDGGGGGWGAAPGGSNDAPGWGSGKKAVPAQDGGSGWGASAGGGSGGWN; from the exons ATGGGTGGTCGCACGGTGCTCTCCGACGAGGAAG ATGAaatcgaggaggaagaggaggaggagaatccGCGGCCTTCGCGGAGAGGAAGGGACAATATGGATCGggacgatgatgatgacgaggaggacgaagaaG ACGAGGGTCAGGACGAATATGAGAAGGATGGCTTCATAGTAGATGATGcagatgaggaagaggaggaggaggatgagagggAAAGTGATGATGAGAggcggaagaagaagaggaaaaagaagaagaaaag GGAATCAGAAGGGTTCATGCTGGATGAGGATGACTATGAGTTGCTTCAGGATAATAACATCACTGGCATTCAACGTCCTAAGCCT GGAAACAAATTTAAGCGCTTGAAGAAGGCCGGAAGGGAATCTGAAATGGATGAGCGCTCTGGCTTTTCAGATGATGATGGGTCAGGAAAAAGGCGTACTGCTGAGGAAAGAGTCCAGTACTCCTTATTTGGCGACCATCAAG ATGCGTCTATTGAGGAGGACATTGTTGAGGAGGATCAGCAGGCAGATGAAGATGAGGATGGTGATCCTGAAGATGAAATGGCAGGTTTCATTGTCGATGAAGATGAAATTGATGCAAATGGTCAAGTTGTAAA AAGGAAGAAGGGTAAAGTAAGACCACGCCGACCGGCTGCAGGGGTATCATCGTCTGCCTTGCAAGAGGCCCACGATATATTTGGTGATGTTGATGAACTATTAGCACTGAGAAAGCAAGAGCTTGAGAGGGATGCTGCTAATTCTGGTGAGTTGAGAGGAAACAGACTTGAAGATGAGTTTGAGCCATTTATTCTGGCTGAGAAGTATATGACACCGAAAGATGAACAAATAAGAGAGAATGATGTACCTGAGAGGATACAG CTGTCTGAAGAACTAACTGGGTATCCTCCAACGGACACCACAATGATAGAGGAAGAAAGTGTATGGATACATAGCCAACTGACGGGTGATGGGTTTCTGTCATTCTTTAACAATGAGCATGTGAACAAGGACATTGACCAGAAGGACATTGCAAGTGTATTGACCATGTTACATGTCAACAAATTTGAA ATTCCCTTCATTGCTATGTATAGGAAGGAGAATTGCCCGAGTCTGTTAAAAGATCTTGATGCCAATGAACAGACCAATGAAGAACATAGTGATGAAGAAGATCAACGCAAGATGATGTGGCACAAG ATGCTTTGGGCTGTTCAGACATTGGACAAAAAGTGGCTGCTTCTTCAGAAGCGCAAGGTTGCTTTGGAGATGTACTATGATAAAAGATTTGATGATGAGAATCGAAGAATAGATGATGTCACACACCAGGCATTAAACCGTCAGCTTTATAGCTCCATTATTGAAGCACTGAAGGATGCAAAATCTGAGAAAGAGGTGGAGGATGTTGATGCAAAGTTCAATCTGCATTTCCCTCCTGgagaagttgaagaagaaggacaATTTAAGCGGCCAAAAAGGAAATCATTGTACAGTATTTGTCACAAGGCAGGGTTATGGCAGGTTGCAAACCAATTTGGTCGGAGTGCTGAGCAGTTAGGTCACCATCTCACATTGACGAAGATACCC GAAGCAGGAGAACTTGATAGTGGGAAAGATTCTCCTGAAGAGGTTGCTGCAAATTTCACATGTGCAATGTTTGAAACACCACAAGATGTTCTTCGGGGCGCCAGACACATG GCGGCAGTTGAGATTGGGTGTGAGCCTATTGTAAGAAAGCATATCCGTAGCATCTTCATGAATAAAGCTGTGGTCTCAACATGCCCTACTGCTGAAGGAAATTTAATCATAGATCCCTATCATCAACTATCAGGTGTTAAGTGGCTGCGTGACAAACCATTAAACAAGTTTGTTGATGCACAATGGCTGCTTATTCAgaaagcagaagaagaaaagcTCCTCAAGGTTACTATAAAACTGCCAGAAGATGCAAAGAAAGAGCTCATGTCTGAGGCTCGTGAAAATTACTTAAGTGACTGTGTCAGCAAATCTGCACAACTGTGGGATGAGCAACGGAAGATGATTCTGGATGATGCCTTCTTCAATTTCCTTCTTCCATCAATGGAAAAGGAAGCTCGATCTCTGTTGACAGCGAAAGCCAAAAATTGGCTTAATATGGAATACGGGAAGCAATTGTGGAACAAGGTATCTGTGGCTCCTTGGAAGAAGAAGGATGCAGACAAGAAGGATTCTGATATTGATCTCGATGATGAATCCGAGTTGAGGGTTATGGCCTGTTGCTGGGGACCTGGGAAGCCAGCAACCACTTTTGTAATGCTTGACTCATCTGGAGAATTGGTTGATGTTCTATATGCGGGTTCTATCAGTATTAGATCTCAAGGTGTTGCTGAGCAGCAGCGGAAGAAGAATGACCAGCAGCGAGTTTTGAAGTTTATGACTGACCATCAGCCTCATGTTGTATGTGTAGGAGCATCAAACTATAATTGCAGACAACTCAAGGATGACATTTATGAG gttatttttaaaattgtggAAGATCATCCAAGAGATGTGAACCCACAAATGGAGAACTTTAGCATTGTTTATGGCGATGAGTCTGTGCCTCGCTTGTATGAGAACTCACGGATATCTTCAGATCAACTGCCTGGCCAGTCAG GTATTGTGAAGCGGGCTGTGGCTCTTGGTCGGTACCTGCAGAATCCATTGGCTATGGCTGCAACACTCTGTGGACCTGGAAAAGAGATACTTTCATGGAAACTGCACCCCCTTGAGCAGTTCCTTACTCCTGATGAGAAACATGAAGTTGTTGAGCAAATTATGGTTGATGCAACAAATCAAATAGGTTTCGACGTTAATCTTGCTGCTAGCCATGAGTGGCATTTTTCAACTCTACAATTCGTTGCTGGTTTGGGGCCACGTAAAGCTTCAGCTCTACAGAAAGAATTGTTACGAGAGGGATCCATTTTTAGTCGCAAAGATCTTGTAAAACCTCTAGGCAGGAAAGTATTCATGAATGCATCTGGCTTTTTACGTGTTCGCCGTAGTGGTGGAGCTGCCGCGAGTGCTCAAATCATTGATTTACTTGAGGATACAAGGATACATCCTGAGTCATATGCATTAGCAAAAACTTTGGCAAAGGATGTATTTGCTGAGGAAGCACCACATGAAGCAAATGAAATGGACGATGATGAGCAAGAGATGGCAATTGAGCATGTCAGAGAAAAGCCACGTTATCTGAAATCGCTCGACATTCGTGAGTACATGAAGAGTATGCCAGAAGAGTTCCATAATAAAGAGCAAACACTGAAAGATATAAAATGGGAACTGTTGTGCGGTTTCCCTGATTGGAGGACCCCCTATGCTGAGCCAACTCCAGATGAGGAATTCTGGATGCTTTCTGGGGAAACTGAGGACACCATATCAGATGGAAGGATTGTTCAAGTTACTGTTCGTAGTATACAAGATAACCGAATCATTTGCACCTTCGATTCTGGTCTGAAAGCCATAGTTATGGCTGATAACTATTCTGATGAGGGCTTTGATCTAGAAACTCTGCAGTTACATGAAGGTGATGTATTAACGGGCAAAATTAAGAATGTGAATAAAAACAGGTTCATGGTTTACTTAACATGCAAGGCAAGTGAATTGAGGAGAAGACCATTGTCCAGAGGTAATCATGATCCGTACAATCATGAACAAGACATGACTTCTCAGAATGAACAAGATAAGCTTCGGAAACAGAAAGAACTGGCAAAGAAACATTTCAAACCCCGGATGATTGTCCATCCTCACTTTCAGAACTTGACAGCTGAAGAAGCTATGCAG TTCTTATCTGACAAAGAACCTGGTGAGAAGGTCATTCGGCCTAGTTCTAGGGGACCATCATTTCTGACACTTACTCTGAAAATTTTTGATGGTGTCCTTGCACACAAGGAGATAACTGAAGGTGGAAAGGATCATAAAGATATTACAAGCTTGCTTCGCCTTGGAAAAACATTGACAATTGATAATGAAACTTTTGAAGATCTTGATGAG GTTATAGACAGGTACGTGGATCCATTGGTAGGCCACCTGAAGAGCATGCTTTTGTACCGCAAATTCAAGAAAGGATCAAAAAGTGAGGTTGATGAGATGTTAAGGGCTGAGAAATCAGAGAATCCTATGAGAATAGTGTATTGTTTCGGCATATCTCATGAGCATCCAGGCACATTTATTTTATCTTACATTAGGAGTACAAATCCACATCACGAGTATATTGGGTTATACCCAAAGGGCTTTAGATTTCGTAAGAGGGACTTTGACAATATTGATCGCCTAGTGTCCTATTTCCAGAAGCATATTGACAAACCACCACCTGATGCTGGTCCATCAATGCGAAATGTTGCTGCAATGGTGCCTATGAAAAGTTCAGGTTGGGGTAATGGTGGTGGCACTGGTGGTGGAAATGATGGATGGAGAGGAGATGGTAACAACGACAGGGATAGACCTTTCTCTGGAAGATCAG CAGGAGGCAGGTTTGATTCAAGGAACAGCTCTGGTGGTCGTGGACGTGGGCGCGGGCGTGGTAGAGGTAACTTTGGCAGtgatgatggtggcggcggaggttggagtggtggcggtggcggtggtggtggcggcaacAGTGGGGGATGGACTGACAATATTGGAAGTGGCGGAGGTGGATGGGGCACAGGTGGTGGTTCCTCGTGggctggtggtggcgacggaggTTCTGGAGGTGGTGATAGTaaccgtggtggtggtggaggctggGGAACACCCGCTGGTGGttctgatggcggcggcggtggctggggagCAGCACCCGGTGGATCCAACGATGCCCCAGGATGGGGCAGCGGCAAAAAGGCGGTCCCAGCACAGGATGGTGGTAGCGGGTGGGGAGcttccgccggcggcggcagcggtggctggAACTAG